A genomic segment from Labrus bergylta chromosome 3, fLabBer1.1, whole genome shotgun sequence encodes:
- the LOC136178539 gene encoding adhesion G-protein coupled receptor G1-like, with amino-acid sequence MWIVLIVSLVCFYETLAGGRGSFHPGEKTNSVSNNSCDDVISSCLTYGLPWTGCYEDMIATCERPKSRLDNRFIRMKVNSFQEIEEGLTPQHRFYIPSSALQRSMGGAASDEVLLVSTVIESIYFKVSEPRRSKSRAIMPTRIDGDVMGGFVLVVRAGSQSVTNLPHPIRLTFVHNKQVDAGTCVFWYESAHGNGTVYWSPDGCETNNTGSETICSCNHMSFFAVLVNPELSVDKRRADNLSYITYVGSALSVFFTTISLIIYICQQRRRPEKAISVHMQLTGALLCLHLSFLLCCFWVWQLKGEKEEEEGWVCGGLGLFLHWSLLATFTWTALEGFHLYLLLVRMFNIYVRRYLLKLSVVGWGLPTLTAVVCGISGVYGKYKVELTDENNLNSTAAICWISSDFKQRLVVSYITTVALPCLVILCNSCMLGLVVFKMWGLRRGGERQKMDREKGSRLWKDCATVIGLSWVLGLPWGLASTTYVSLPGIYVFTILNSLQGVFVFLWSVALTCKSRSDISSSRDPSSSQKIMTTSFNN; translated from the exons ATGTGGATTGTTTTAATTGTCTCTCTCGTCTGCTTCTATGAGACTCTGGCTGGTG GTCGAGGATCATTTCATCCTGGGGAAAAAACGAACAGCGTTTCCAACA attcctgtgatgatgtcatcagctCCTGTCTTACTTACGGCCTCCCCTGGACCGG ttGTTATGAGGACATGATTGCCACCTGTGAACGGCCCAAAAGCCGTTTGGACAACCGTTTCATTCGGATGAAAGTGAACTCCTTTCAGGAG atcgAAGAGGGCCTCACGCCTCAGCACCGGTTTTACATCCCATCCTCGGCGCTCCAAAGAAGCATGGGAGGAGCTGCGTCAGACGAGGTGCTGCTGGTGAGCACTGTGATCGAAAGCATTTACTTTAAG gtGAGTGAACCAAGAAGAAGTAAGAGCAGAGCAATCATGCCAACCCGCATAGACGGAGATGTCATGGGGGGGTTTGTGTTGGTGGTGAGGGCAGGGAGTCAGTCGGTCACAAACCTCCCACACCCCATCAGATTAACCTTTGTGCACAACAAACAG GTGGACGCTGGGACGTGTGTGTTCTGGTACGAGTCTGCACACGGGAATGGAACAG tgtATTGGAGCCCAGACGGCTGTGAAACCAACAACACTGGAAGTGAAACAATCTGCAGCTGCAACCACATGAGCTTCTTTGCCGTACTTGTG AACCCTGAACTCTCTGTGGATAAACGTCGCGCTGATAACTTGAGCTACATCACCTACGTGGGATCAGCTCTGTCCGTCTTCTTCACCACCATCAGTCTGATCATCTACATTTGTCAACA GCGCCGGCGCCCTGAGAAGGCCATCAGTGTGCACATGCAGCTAACGGGAGCGctgctctgcctccacctcagcttCCTGCTGTGCTGCTTCTGGGTGTGGCAGCTGAAGGgcgagaaggaggaggaggagggctgggTCTGTGGTGGTCTGGGTTTGTTTTTACACTGGTCCCTGCTGGCCACCTTCACCTGGACCGCTCTGGAAGGATTCCACCTGTACCTCCTGCTGGTCCGAATGTTTAACATCTACGTCAGGAGATACCTGCTCAAACTCAGCGTGGTGGGATGGG GACTTCCTACACTGACTGCAGTGGTTTGTGGGATTTCCGGCGTCTATGGTAAATACAAAGTGGAGCTGACGGATGAAAACAATCTTAACTCAACAGCAGCCAT ATGCTGGATTAGCAGTGATTTCAAGCAGCGGCTTGTGGTCAGCTACATCACCACCGTGGCTCTCCCGTGTCTGGTGATCCTGTGTAACTCCTGCATGCTGGGGCTGGTGGTGTTCAAGATGTGGGGCCTGAGGAGGGGCGGTGAGAGGCAGAAGATGGACAGAGAGAAGGGATCCAGGTTGTGGAAGGACTGTGCCACGGTGATCGGGCTCAGCTGGGTGCTGGGTCTACCGTGGGGGTTAGCGAGCACCACCTACGTCTCCCTGCCGGGGATCTACGTGTTCACCATACTCAACTCCCTGCAGG GTGTTTTTGTGTTCCTGTGGTCTGTCGCTTTGACCTGCAAGTCTCGATCGGACATCTCCTCATCCAgagacccctcctcctcccagaaAATTATGACAACAAGTTTTAATAACTGA